One genomic segment of Theobroma cacao cultivar B97-61/B2 chromosome 6, Criollo_cocoa_genome_V2, whole genome shotgun sequence includes these proteins:
- the LOC18595452 gene encoding magnesium transporter MRS2-1, producing the protein MADLKERLLPPKPQSAVNLRDASYRASASGRQPFQGMDLLGLKKRGQGLRSWIRVDTSGNSQIIEVDKFTMMRRCDLPARDLRLLDPLFVYPSTILGREKAIVVNLEQIRCIITADEVLLLNSLDSYVLQYVVELQRRLTSGVGEVWQSEGPELNRRRSSRSFDNSFGSTSPDYLPFEFRALEVALEAACTFLDSQAAELEIEAYPLLDELTSKISTLNLERVRRLKSRLVALTRRVQKVRDEIEQLMDDDGDMAEMYLTEKKSRMESSFYGDQSLMGFRSIDGLSISAPVSPVSSPPETRRLEKSLSIARSRHESMRSSESTTESIEELEMLLEAYFVVIDSTLNKLTSLKEYIDDTEDFINIQLDNVRNQLIQFELLLTTATFVVAIFGVVAGIFGMNFAIPLFDDPGAFKWVLIVTGICGIIIFCAFVWFFKYRRLMPL; encoded by the exons ATGGCAGACCTCAAAGAGCGTCTGCTTCCACCAAAACCTCAATCGGCTGTAAACCTTAGAGATGCTTCTTATCGGGCATCTGCTTCTGGACGTCAACCTTTCCAAGGAATGGATTTATTGGGGTTAAAGAAGCGGGGTCAAGGACTTAGATCTTGGATCCGTGTTGACACATCTGGGAATTCCCAGATCATTGAGGTTGACAAGTTCACTATGATGCGTCGTTGTGATCTACCAGCCCGGGATCTACGGCTTCTTGATCCTTTGTTTGTTTACCCCTCGACAATCCTTGGTAGAGAGAAGGCTATTGTTGTAAATTTAGAGCAGATACGGTGTATTATCACTGCTGATGAGGTTCTACTCTTGAATTCCCTTGATAGCTATGTTTTGCAGTATGTTGTGGAGCTACAAAGGCGACTAACAAGTGGAGTAGGTGAGGTTTGGCAATCAGAGGGTCCTGAGTTGAACCGAAGAAGAAGCAGTAGGAGTTTTGACAATTCATTTGGGAGCACATCCCCCGATTACTTGCCCTTTGAGTTTAGGGCTCTTGAAGTTGCTTTGGAAGCTGCCTGTACATTCCTTGATTCACAG GCAGCAGAATTAGAAATTGAAGCATATCCACTATTGGATGAGCTTACATCAAAGATCAGCACATTAAACTTGGAGCGTGTTCGCCGATTAAAGAGCAGACTTGTTGCATTGACTCGAAGAGTTCAGAAG GTTAGAGATGAGATAGAGCAGCTGATGGATGATGATGGAGATATGGCTGAAATGTATCTTACTGAGAAGAAGAGTCGGATGGAGTCATCATTTTATGGTGATCAATCTTTGATGGGATTCAGATCAATTGATGGACTCTCTATTTCTGCTCCAGTTTCTCCTGTTTCTTCACCTCCTGAAACCCGCAGGCTGGAGAAAAGCTTGAGCATTGCAAGGAGCCGCCATGAGAGCATGAGGAGTTCAGAGAGCACTACAGAGAGTATAGAAGAGCTGGAGATGTTACTGGAAGCATACTTTGTTGTCATTGATAGCACCCTAAATAAGTTGACATCG TTGAAGGAATACATTGATGACACAGAGGATTTCATCAACATTCAGCTG GATAATGTTAGAAACCAGCTAATCCAATTTGAACTGCTACTCACAACGGCGACGTTTGTGGTTGCGATATTTGGGGTGGTAGCAGGAATATTTGGCATGAACTTTGCAATACCATTGTTTGACGACCCAGGTGCGTTTAAGTGGGTCCTCATAGTTACTGGGATATGTGGGATCATCATATTTTGTGCATTTGTGTGGTTCTTCAAGTACAGACGACTTATGCCCCtataa
- the LOC18595454 gene encoding chaperone protein dnaJ 8, chloroplastic: protein MASAVGMIGRNGSSSWMQVKGKGKKKTVNRVRVRCSASSVMDPYKTLRIQRGASESEVKKAFRQLALQYHPDVCRGSNCGVQFQTINEAYDIVMSNFRGESNESRMYEAYDEGIDEPMRGMDDPDWDMWEEWMGWEGAGIRDYSSHINPYI from the exons ATGGCGAGTGCTGTCGGGATGATTGGTAGGAACGGTTCTTCTTCATGGATGCAAGTTAAGggaaagggaaagaagaaGACTGTGAACAGAGTTAGAGTTCGTTGCTCGGCGTCTTCGGTGATGGATCCGTACAAAACCCTTAGGATCCAACGTGGTGCCTCTGAATCTGAGGTCAAAAAGGCCTTCAGGCAACTTGCCCTTCAG TATCATCCGGACGTTTGCAGAGGAAGCAATTGTGGGGTTCAGTTTCAAACGATTAATGAAGCTTACGAT ATTGTGATGAGCAATTTCAGAGGGGAATCGAACGAGTCACGGATGTACGAGGCGTATGATGAAGGGATCGATGAGCCAATGAGAGGAATGGACGATCCGGATTGGGATATGTGGGAAGAATGGATGGGATGGGAAGGAGCCGGAATCCGTGACTACTCATCCCATATTAATCCTTACATTTGA
- the LOC18595449 gene encoding magnesium transporter MRS2-1: protein MAESALPENNGDHAVPKIKLGGGFYYLHNRRLGQGPRNWIRVDALGNSQVIEVDKLTMKHHCDLPARDIRLLDPLLVYPSTILVREKAIVVNMEQIRCIITADEFLLLNSRDSSVLQHVEELQRRLKSGVGDDQIRQAGGPDDVLGRAYFELPFEFKVLEVALEVVCALLDSQVTEHELEVYPLLDALTSKVTTINLERVRILKSRAVALTRRVQKVRDAIEHLMDNDDDMAEMCLTVKKKTKTKTRMESSFSGDQSSMQFRSKGPSVSAPVSPVSSPPDSGERLKHSLTTVWGRRKSMRASESTPESLEDLEVLLESYFVLIDSSLNKLTTMKEYIDDTEDFINIQLDSQRNRLIQFELLVTTTTLALAIFGTVVGVFGMNFDLPFFDDPATFIRIVIIAGVCGIIIFSASLGFLKYKKLMPH from the exons ATGGCCGAATCTGCATTGCCAGAAAACAATGGAGATCATGCCGTTCCTAAGATAAAGCTTGGAGGCGGTTTTTATTACCTCCACAACCGGAGGCTAGGACAAGGCCCCAGAAATTGGATCCGTGTTGATGCGCTTGGGAATTCCCAGGTCATCGAGGTTGATAAGCTCACTATGAAGCATCATTGTGATCTCCCAGCTCGGGATATACGGCTTCTCGATCCTCTGCTTGTTTACCCCTCAACGATCCTTGTTAGGGAGAAGGCTATTGTTGTAAATATGGAGCAGATACGATGTATCATCACTGCTGACgagtttttacttttaaattcCCGTGATAGCTCTGTTTTGCAGCATGTGGAAGAGCTACAAAGGCGACTGAAGAGTGGAGTAGGTGATGATCAGATTAGGCAAGCAGGGGGTCCTGACGATGTGCTCGGTAGAGCATACTTCGAATTGCCCTTTGAGTTTAAGGTTCTTGAAGTTGCTCTTGAAGTTGTTTGTGCATTACTCGATTCTCAG GTAACAGAGCATGAACTTGAAGTATATCCATTACTAGATGCGCTTACAAGCAAGGTCACCACCATCAACTTAGAACGTGTTCGCATATTAAAGAGCAGGGCTGTTGCATTGACTCGAAGAGTTCAGAAG GTTAGAGATGCGATAGAGCACTTGATGgataatgatgatgatatggCTGAAATGTGTCTTACGGTGAAGAAGAAGACGAAGACGAAGACAAGGATGGAGTCGTCATTTTCTGGTGATCAATCTTCGATGCAATTCAGATCGAAAGGACCCTCTGTTTCTGCTCCAGTTTCCCCTGTTTCTTCACCCCCTGACTCCGGCGAAAGGCTGAAACATAGCTTAACCACCGTGTGGGGCCGCCGCAAGAGCATGAGGGCTTCAGAGAGCACTCCAGAGAGTTTAGAAGATCTGGAGGTGTTACTGGAATCATACTTTGTTTTGATTGATAGCAGCCTGAATAAGTTGACAACG ATGAAGGAATACATTGATGATACAGAAGATTTTATCAACATTCAGCTG GATAGTCAGCGAAACCGGCTGATTCAGTTTGAGCTGCTAGTCACAACTACAACCTTGGCTCTTGCCATATTTGGTACAGTAGTAGGAGTGTTTGGTATGAATTTTGACCTACCCTTTTTCGATGACCCTGCTACATTTATCAGGATCGTCATAATTGCCGGGGTTTGTGGGATCATCATTTTTTCTGCCTCTCTGGGCTTCTTAAAGTACAAAAAACTCATGCCTCATTAA
- the LOC108662414 gene encoding zinc finger BED domain-containing protein DAYSLEEPER-like, translating into MFQNKTISIAGKSELDVYLDEAKLDYEVFEDSDVLNYWKDNAKRFLDLSIMAQDVLSIPITTVALESAFSIGGYVLTKFRSSLHHENVQMLVCTKNWLHGFSLVADDDNDSELETSLLSKQDLNVLVEDED; encoded by the exons atgtttcaaaataaaacaatttctATTGCTGGAAAGTCTGAGTTGGATGTTTATTTAGATGAGGCAAAACTTGATTATGAAGTGTTTGAAGATTCGGATGTACTTAATTATTGGAAGGATAATGCTAAGCGCTTTCTTGATCTTTCTATTATGGCACAAGATGTATTGAGCATTCCGATTACTACGGTAGCCTTAGAGTCTGCTTTTAGTATTGGTGGTTATGTTCTCACCAAGTTTAGAAGTTCCCTCCACCATGAAAATGTTCAAATGCTTGTTTGCACGAAAAATTGGTTGCATGGCTTTTCTTTAGTTGCCGATg ATGATAATGATTCAGAGTTGGAGACATCATTGCTATCCAAACAAGACTTAAATGTTTTGGTTGAGGATGAAGATTGA
- the LOC18595451 gene encoding magnesium transporter MRS2-1: MDVLEFPETGQGLRSWIRVDASANSQALEIDKLTIIRRCGISTRDLRILDPLFVYPPTILGREKAIVANLEKMRCIITADEVLLLNTLDRNVLQYVMELQKRLRSTGVAELNPGGSGSRSFRSTSSYSPFEFRALAVVLDVVSGSLDSEASELEMEAYPLLDELTSEVSTFNLERVRGLKSGLVALTRRIRKIRDEVENIMDDNENMAEMYLTEKKRKMESSSLISDDQSSLVGIFRSNEGASEASDPIICPPVSSPSGFRSLTKNWSSLRIRRKSMMMSSENTAKSVEELESLLEAHFVVIDSILNKLITLKQHIDDTENFLNIQMNHLRNRLIQFELLLTSATFVLAIFGIIIGIFGINFPVPLFNDSHTIKLVLIITSICGIILYCALVCFYKWRKVLLL, translated from the exons ATGGATGTATTGGAGTTCCCGGAGACAGGCCAAGGCCTCCGATCTTGGATTCGTGTTGATGCGTCGGCAAATTCCCAAGCACTTGAGATCGACAAGTTGACCATAATACGTCGTTGTGGTATATCAACTCGTGATCTACGGATTCTTGACCCCCTGTTTGTTTACCCCCCAACCATCCTTGGTAGAGAGAAGGCTATCGTTGCTAATTTGGAGAAGATGCGGTGTATTATCACCGCTGACGAGGTCCTGCTCTTGAATACCCTTGACAGAAACGTTTTGCAGTACGTGATGGAGCTGCAGAAACGACTAAGAAGCACTGGAGTAGCTGAATTGAACCCAGGAGGCAGCGGTTCCAGGAGTTTTAGGAGCACGTCTTCCTATAGTCCCTTCGAGTTTAGGGCTCTTGCAGTTGTTTTGGACGTTGTTTCTGGCTCTCTTGATTCTGAG GCATCAGAATTAGAAATGGAAGCATATCCATTGCTCGACGAGCTCACATCAGAGGTAAGTACCTTCAACCTGGAACGAGTTCGCGGATTGAAGAGCGGCCTTGTTGCATTGACTCGAAGAATTCGTAAG ATTCGAGATGAGGTAGAGAATATAATGGATGACAATGAAAATATGGCTGAAATGTATCTTACtgagaagaagagaaagatggAATCGTCATCATTAATTTCTGATGATCAGTCTTCTTTGGTGGGAATATTCAGATCAAATGAAGGAGCCTCTGAAGCATCTGATCCTATAATATGTCCTCCTGTTTCTTCACCCTCAGGCTTCCGAAGCCTGACGAAAAACTGGAGCAGCTTAAGGATCCGGCGCAAGAGCATGATGATGAGTTCAGAGAACACTGCGAAGAGTGTGGAAGAGTTGGAGTCGTTACTGGAAGCACACTTTGTTGTCATTGATAGCATTCTGAATAAGTTGATAACG TTGAAGCAACACATTGATGACACAGAAAATTTCCTCAACATTCAGATG AATCATCTTCGAAACCGACTGATCCAGTTTGAGTTGCTACTCACATCGGCCACGTTTGTTCTTGCCATATTTGGGATAATAATAGGAATATTTGGCATTAACTTTCCAGTACCATTATTTAATGATTCTCATACAATTAAGCTGGTCCTCATCATTACTAGCATTTGTGGGATCATCTTATACTGTGCATTAGTGTGTTTCTACAAGTGGAGGAAGGTTCTGCTGCTCTAA